One segment of Phaeacidiphilus oryzae TH49 DNA contains the following:
- a CDS encoding NAD(P)(+) transhydrogenase (Re/Si-specific) subunit beta produces MGDLTAVLYILAFALFIHGLTGLTGPRTAVRGNWVAAAGMVLAIAATLLTPGMGNWWLILLGVALGAVVGVPAARRVRMTAMPQMVALFNGVGGGSVALVSWVEFRDTGGYASVAGYVAVASLFAAIVGSVSFWGSLVAFGKLHELLPGRPLSLGRGQQPLNLVLLALAVAAAALIGAGQRHEALVVGVLVVAAVLGVLVVLPIGGADMPVVISLLNAFTGLSAAATGLALDNTALIVAGMIVGASGSILTNLMAKAMNRCIPAIVAGGFGGGGATVAGRPGGPGPDQTVRRTSAADAAVQMAYAGQVVVVPGYGMAVAQAQHAVREMSKLLESRGVEVKHAIHPVAGRMPGHMNVLLAEADVPYEQLKEMDEINEEFSRTQVALVIGANDVTNPAARSDPSSPIFGMPILDVDHADSVIVLKRSMSPGFAGVDNELYYHPKTAMLFGDAKSSVAEITEELKAL; encoded by the coding sequence GTGGGTGATCTGACGGCGGTCCTCTACATTCTCGCCTTCGCCCTCTTCATCCATGGACTCACCGGGCTGACCGGCCCGCGTACGGCGGTTCGCGGCAACTGGGTGGCGGCGGCAGGGATGGTCCTCGCGATCGCCGCCACCCTCCTCACCCCTGGGATGGGGAACTGGTGGCTGATCCTCCTCGGCGTCGCCCTCGGCGCGGTGGTGGGCGTACCGGCCGCGCGGCGGGTCAGGATGACCGCCATGCCGCAGATGGTGGCGCTCTTCAACGGGGTCGGCGGCGGCTCGGTGGCACTGGTCTCCTGGGTGGAGTTCCGGGACACCGGCGGCTACGCCTCGGTGGCCGGCTATGTGGCGGTCGCCTCGCTCTTCGCCGCGATCGTCGGATCGGTGTCGTTCTGGGGCTCGCTGGTGGCCTTCGGCAAGCTCCACGAGCTGCTGCCGGGGCGGCCGCTCAGCCTCGGCCGGGGGCAGCAGCCACTGAACCTCGTGCTGCTGGCGCTGGCGGTGGCCGCGGCGGCGCTGATCGGCGCCGGGCAGCGGCACGAGGCGCTGGTCGTCGGGGTGCTGGTGGTGGCCGCCGTGCTGGGGGTGCTGGTGGTGCTGCCGATCGGCGGGGCGGACATGCCGGTCGTCATCTCCCTCCTCAACGCCTTCACCGGGCTGTCGGCGGCGGCGACCGGCCTGGCGCTGGACAACACGGCGCTGATCGTGGCCGGAATGATCGTCGGCGCCTCCGGCTCGATCCTCACCAACCTGATGGCCAAGGCCATGAACCGGTGCATCCCGGCGATCGTGGCCGGCGGGTTCGGCGGCGGCGGGGCGACCGTGGCCGGCCGCCCCGGCGGCCCCGGACCCGATCAGACGGTCCGGCGGACCAGCGCGGCGGACGCGGCGGTGCAGATGGCGTACGCCGGGCAGGTGGTCGTCGTCCCCGGCTACGGGATGGCCGTCGCCCAGGCGCAGCACGCGGTGCGGGAGATGTCCAAGCTGCTGGAGAGCCGCGGGGTGGAGGTCAAGCACGCCATCCACCCGGTGGCCGGCCGGATGCCCGGTCATATGAACGTGCTGCTCGCGGAGGCGGACGTGCCCTACGAGCAGCTCAAGGAGATGGACGAGATCAACGAGGAGTTCAGCCGGACCCAGGTGGCCCTGGTGATCGGCGCCAACGACGTCACCAACCCGGCGGCCCGGTCCGACCCGAGCTCGCCGATCTTCGGCATGCCGATCCTCGACGTCGACCACGCGGACTCGGTCATCGTCCTCAAGCGCTCGATGAGCCCGGGCTTCGCCGGTGTCGACAACGAGCTCTACTACCACCCCAAGACCGCCATGCTCTTCGGCGACGCCAAGTCCTCGGTCGCCGAGATCACCGAGGAGCTGAAGGCGCTCTGA
- a CDS encoding NAD(P) transhydrogenase subunit alpha encodes MFLPDLAIAVLAGFVGFAVISKVPNTLHTPLMSGTNAIHGIVLLAGVVLLGLDAHGVLDKLLLVVAIAFGTINVVGGFLVTDRMLGMFKQRPAAERNGERSGDGGGSRG; translated from the coding sequence ATGTTCCTCCCTGATCTGGCGATCGCGGTGCTGGCCGGCTTCGTCGGCTTCGCGGTGATCTCCAAGGTGCCCAACACCCTCCACACCCCGCTGATGTCGGGCACCAACGCGATCCACGGGATCGTGCTGCTGGCCGGGGTGGTGCTGCTCGGCCTCGACGCCCACGGCGTCCTGGACAAGCTGCTGCTGGTGGTGGCGATCGCCTTCGGCACCATCAACGTGGTCGGCGGCTTCCTGGTCACCGACCGGATGCTCGGGATGTTCAAGCAGCGCCCGGCGGCCGAGCGGAACGGGGAGCGAAGCGGGGACGGCGGTGGAAGCCGTGGGTGA
- a CDS encoding Re/Si-specific NAD(P)(+) transhydrogenase subunit alpha gives MSEPVDPAAPGRTPGDRPSNGQASDGQPSIGRTPGDRTPGDRTSIGVPRESVAGERRVALVPAVVQRLTADGLEVVIEPGAGAAALIPDERYREAGAVLGDPWPADVLVKVNPPSAEEMDRLAPGGTLIGFLAPRTEPGVAARLAELGVTGFAMEAVPRISRAQAMDALSSQANVAGYRAVLVAASESTRFFPMLTTAAGTVKPATVLVLGVGVAGLQALATAKRLGARTTGFDVRPEVAEQVRSLGARWLDLGVRASGEGGYARALTAEEQEEQQRRLTDAIADFDVVITTALVPGRPAPRLVTEEAVRRMRAGGVVVDLAGEAGGNCESSVPGETVRRHDVTVAAPLNLPASLPEHASELYARNVRALLDLILVDGKAAPDFSDAVLAGACVTRDVAGSPAQDPIPDHASEA, from the coding sequence ATGAGCGAGCCCGTCGACCCCGCCGCGCCCGGCCGGACGCCGGGCGACCGGCCGTCGAACGGCCAGGCGTCGGACGGCCAGCCGTCGATCGGCCGGACGCCAGGCGACCGGACGCCAGGCGACCGGACGTCGATCGGGGTCCCCCGGGAGTCCGTCGCCGGCGAGCGCCGGGTCGCCCTGGTCCCCGCCGTCGTCCAGCGGCTCACCGCCGACGGCCTTGAGGTGGTGATCGAGCCCGGCGCCGGGGCGGCGGCGCTGATCCCGGACGAGCGCTACCGGGAGGCCGGCGCGGTGCTCGGCGACCCGTGGCCGGCCGACGTCCTCGTCAAGGTCAACCCGCCCAGCGCGGAGGAGATGGACCGGCTCGCCCCCGGCGGCACCCTGATCGGCTTCCTCGCCCCGCGCACCGAGCCCGGGGTCGCGGCCCGGCTGGCCGAGCTCGGCGTGACCGGCTTCGCCATGGAGGCGGTACCGCGGATCTCCCGGGCGCAGGCCATGGACGCCCTCTCCTCGCAGGCCAATGTGGCCGGCTACCGGGCGGTGCTGGTCGCGGCCTCGGAGTCCACCCGGTTCTTCCCGATGCTCACCACGGCCGCCGGGACGGTGAAGCCGGCCACCGTGCTGGTGCTCGGCGTCGGTGTGGCCGGATTGCAGGCGCTGGCCACCGCCAAGCGCCTGGGGGCGCGCACCACGGGCTTCGACGTCCGGCCCGAGGTCGCCGAGCAGGTGCGGTCGCTGGGCGCGAGGTGGCTGGACCTCGGGGTGCGGGCGAGCGGCGAGGGCGGCTACGCCCGGGCCCTCACCGCAGAGGAGCAGGAGGAGCAGCAGCGCCGGCTGACCGATGCGATCGCCGACTTCGACGTGGTGATCACCACCGCCCTGGTGCCCGGCCGGCCTGCGCCCCGGCTGGTCACCGAGGAGGCGGTACGCCGGATGCGGGCCGGCGGTGTGGTGGTCGACCTGGCCGGGGAGGCCGGCGGCAACTGCGAGTCGAGCGTCCCCGGCGAGACGGTCCGGCGGCACGACGTGACCGTCGCCGCTCCGCTCAACCTCCCCGCCTCGCTGCCCGAGCACGCCAGCGAGCTCTACGCCCGCAACGTGCGGGCGCTGCTCGACCTGATCCTGGTGGACGGGAAGGCGGCCCCCGACTTCTCGGACGCCGTCCTGGCCGGCGCCTGCGTCACCCGGGACGTGGCCGGCTCCCCCGCCCAGGACCCCATTCCCGACCATGCTTCGGAGGCCTGA
- the sucD gene encoding succinate--CoA ligase subunit alpha has translation MAIFLDEGSRVLVQGMTGAEGMRHTAKMLRSGTTVVGGVNPRKAGRSVRIEGRALPVFGSVAEAVAATGADVSVVLVPAAATRDAVIEAVDARIGMCVVITEGVPVHDTAAFWAHAQATRGGDGRPATRIIGPNCPGVISPGRSNAGIIPADITGPGRIGLVSKSGTLTYQLMYELRDIGFSTCVGIGGDPVVGTTHIDALAAFQEDPETDLIVMIGEIGGDAEERAAAYIREHVDKPVIGYVAGFTAPEGRTMGHAGAIVSGSSGTAEAKRAALEAAGVTVGRTPSEAALLVRKAVA, from the coding sequence ATGGCGATCTTCCTCGACGAGGGCAGCCGGGTGCTGGTCCAGGGCATGACCGGCGCCGAGGGAATGAGGCACACGGCGAAGATGCTGCGCTCCGGTACCACCGTGGTCGGCGGGGTGAACCCGCGCAAGGCCGGGCGGAGCGTGCGGATCGAGGGCCGGGCACTGCCGGTCTTCGGCAGTGTGGCGGAGGCGGTGGCGGCCACCGGGGCGGACGTGAGCGTGGTACTGGTCCCCGCCGCCGCCACCAGGGACGCGGTGATCGAGGCGGTGGACGCGCGGATCGGGATGTGCGTGGTGATCACCGAGGGCGTTCCGGTGCACGACACCGCCGCGTTCTGGGCGCACGCGCAGGCCACGCGGGGCGGGGACGGCCGGCCGGCGACCCGCATCATCGGCCCCAACTGCCCCGGCGTGATCAGCCCCGGCAGGTCCAACGCCGGCATCATCCCGGCCGACATCACCGGCCCGGGCCGGATCGGCCTGGTGTCCAAGTCCGGCACGCTGACCTACCAGTTGATGTACGAGCTGCGCGACATCGGCTTCTCGACCTGTGTGGGCATCGGCGGCGACCCGGTCGTCGGCACCACCCACATCGACGCGCTGGCCGCCTTCCAGGAGGACCCCGAGACCGACCTGATCGTGATGATCGGGGAGATCGGCGGGGACGCCGAGGAGCGGGCCGCCGCCTACATCCGGGAGCACGTCGACAAGCCGGTGATCGGCTACGTCGCCGGTTTCACCGCTCCCGAGGGCCGCACCATGGGCCACGCCGGGGCGATCGTCTCCGGCTCCTCGGGCACCGCGGAGGCCAAGCGGGCCGCGCTGGAGGCGGCCGGGGTGACGGTGGGCCGGACGCCCAGTGAGGCGGCACTGCTGGTCCGCAAGGCGGTGGCATGA
- the sucC gene encoding ADP-forming succinate--CoA ligase subunit beta encodes MDLYEHQARDLFAAHGVPVPPGELATDPAQARAAADRLGSAVMVKAQVKTGGRGKAGGVRHAAGPEAAEAAAADILGMDIKGHTVHSVLVTPASEIADEYYAAVLLDRATRGFLALASAQGGMEIEQIAAERPEALARVPIDPARGIDGPTAREIVRQAGFPAGSAEAVAEVFRALWQVAAAEDALLVEVNPLVRDGDGRILALDGKVTLDDNAEFRHPGRSRFAAGAADGSAAGAAAAGGGDPLEARARAKGLNYVRLDSGGAGVGIIGNGAGLVMSTLDVVAQAGERHGGAAPADFLDIGGGASAEVMADGLEVVLADPAVRSVLVNVFGGITACDAVAEGIVRAYALLAERGEPVDRPVVVRLDGNNAELGRRILTEAGLPGVQQLETMDSAAERAGELAAAGG; translated from the coding sequence ATGGACTTGTACGAGCACCAGGCAAGAGACCTCTTCGCCGCACACGGAGTGCCAGTCCCCCCGGGCGAGCTGGCCACCGACCCCGCGCAGGCGCGGGCCGCCGCCGACCGCCTCGGATCGGCGGTCATGGTCAAGGCCCAGGTCAAGACCGGCGGCCGGGGCAAGGCCGGCGGTGTACGGCACGCCGCCGGCCCCGAGGCTGCGGAGGCCGCCGCCGCGGACATCCTCGGCATGGACATCAAGGGCCACACCGTCCACAGTGTCCTGGTCACCCCCGCCAGTGAGATCGCCGACGAGTACTACGCCGCCGTACTGCTGGACCGCGCCACTCGCGGCTTCCTCGCCCTCGCCTCGGCGCAGGGCGGGATGGAGATCGAGCAGATCGCCGCCGAGCGCCCGGAGGCACTGGCCAGGGTGCCGATCGACCCGGCCCGCGGGATCGACGGCCCGACCGCCCGGGAGATCGTCCGGCAGGCCGGCTTCCCCGCCGGGTCGGCGGAGGCCGTGGCGGAGGTCTTCCGCGCACTGTGGCAAGTGGCCGCCGCCGAGGACGCGCTGCTGGTGGAGGTCAACCCGCTGGTCCGGGACGGCGACGGGCGGATACTCGCGCTGGACGGCAAGGTCACCCTGGACGACAACGCGGAGTTCAGGCACCCCGGGCGCTCGCGCTTCGCCGCCGGTGCCGCCGACGGCTCGGCCGCCGGTGCCGCCGCCGCTGGAGGCGGCGATCCGCTGGAGGCCAGAGCCCGCGCCAAGGGCCTCAACTACGTCCGCCTGGACAGTGGCGGCGCGGGCGTGGGGATCATCGGCAACGGGGCCGGCCTGGTGATGTCCACCCTGGACGTGGTCGCCCAGGCCGGCGAGCGGCACGGCGGGGCCGCCCCCGCGGACTTCCTGGACATCGGCGGCGGCGCCTCCGCCGAGGTGATGGCCGACGGCCTGGAGGTGGTCCTCGCCGACCCGGCCGTCCGCAGCGTCCTGGTCAACGTCTTCGGCGGGATCACCGCCTGCGACGCGGTGGCCGAGGGGATCGTCAGGGCGTACGCGCTGCTCGCGGAGCGCGGCGAACCGGTGGACCGCCCGGTGGTGGTCCGCCTGGACGGCAACAACGCCGAGCTGGGGCGGCGGATCCTCACCGAGGCGGGCCTGCCCGGTGTGCAGCAGCTGGAGACCATGGACAGCGCGGCGGAGCGGGCCGGCGAGCTCGCGGCCGCGGGAGGGTGA
- a CDS encoding 2-dehydropantoate 2-reductase, with the protein MRIAVVGAGAIGAYVGAALDRGGADVHLVARGEHLRAMQRNGVRVLSPRGDFTAHPHATDDPAEIGPVDYVFLGLKAHSYPSSGSLIAPLLGAETAVVAGQNGIPWWYFHELSGPYRGRRIEAVDPGGATSRVLPPERAIGCVVYPATVIEEPGVIRHLEGTRFSIGEPAGGVSARCAALSAAMVAGGLKCPVEEQLRDDIWIKLMGNVALNPLSALTGATMAEICGHPHTRRLVATMMAETLEIAASVGSTPDISIEKRLAGAERVGHHKTSMLQDLEAGKRLELDALVTAVVEIADMTGVAAPVLRALHAATDLLAQRSQSPALA; encoded by the coding sequence ATGCGGATCGCAGTCGTCGGCGCCGGAGCGATCGGTGCCTATGTCGGAGCCGCCCTCGACCGCGGCGGCGCCGACGTGCACCTGGTGGCCCGGGGCGAGCACCTGCGCGCCATGCAGCGGAACGGTGTGCGGGTGCTCAGCCCCCGCGGGGACTTCACGGCCCACCCCCACGCCACCGACGACCCGGCCGAGATCGGCCCGGTCGACTATGTGTTCCTCGGCCTGAAGGCCCACAGCTACCCCTCCAGCGGTTCGCTGATCGCCCCACTGCTCGGTGCGGAGACGGCGGTGGTGGCCGGGCAGAACGGCATCCCGTGGTGGTACTTCCACGAGCTCAGCGGTCCCTACCGGGGGCGGCGGATCGAGGCCGTCGACCCCGGCGGGGCCACCAGCCGGGTGCTGCCCCCGGAGCGGGCCATCGGCTGTGTGGTCTACCCCGCGACGGTGATCGAGGAGCCGGGGGTGATCCGGCATCTGGAGGGCACCCGGTTCTCCATCGGCGAGCCGGCCGGCGGTGTCTCCGCGCGCTGTGCCGCGCTGAGCGCCGCCATGGTCGCCGGCGGCCTCAAGTGCCCGGTGGAGGAGCAGCTGCGGGACGACATCTGGATCAAGCTGATGGGCAATGTCGCCCTCAATCCGCTCAGTGCCCTCACCGGCGCGACCATGGCGGAGATCTGCGGCCATCCGCACACCCGCCGACTGGTGGCCACGATGATGGCCGAGACGCTGGAGATCGCCGCCAGTGTGGGCAGCACTCCGGACATCTCCATCGAGAAGCGGCTGGCCGGTGCCGAGCGGGTGGGCCACCACAAGACCTCGATGCTTCAGGATCTGGAGGCGGGCAAGCGGCTGGAGCTGGACGCACTGGTGACCGCGGTGGTGGAGATCGCCGACATGACCGGGGTGGCGGCGCCGGTGCTGCGCGCCCTCCACGCGGCCACCGACCTGCTGGCGCAGCGGAGCCAGAGCCCCGCCCTGGCGTAG
- a CDS encoding OFA family MFS transporter: MTDGLTTRVTGARSGAGSSELTGLHNRRLQAVIALIVMLMISPYEYTFTVFEKPIAKAWHAALPQVALTFTIYVVVAGLFMIPSGRWSDRWQPRWFTTAAGVVTGAGWLLSAQANSTWELWLAYGFGALGPGYIYANCVNNALKWFPEARKRGFTVGFIDMGFGAGSALFIPFLAAMVDHGENGFRQAFTVMGIAMLVVIVIAAQFLRYPPKGWLPAGYDPAQDSLGRTRSDNRDYTPGQMLRTWQCYVSWGGLTLITGAGLMVTAHIAEMSTTTAGLGAAVGVAAATYSRIPNGVMRWLGGAFSDRIGRELSMFLCFTLMGLMLLAMTATHNGPLFVVETLVSMGCWGPLFSLYPALVGDYWGRANSGVNYGIVYTGKAAGGVYAGYLAAFLFGVSGSWNLDFYIAAGSAVLAGLSALVLRRPGARTG, from the coding sequence TTGACGGACGGCCTCACCACCCGAGTCACGGGGGCCCGCTCCGGAGCCGGGAGTTCCGAGCTCACAGGCCTGCACAACCGCCGGCTGCAGGCGGTCATCGCGCTGATCGTGATGCTCATGATCAGCCCCTACGAGTACACGTTCACCGTCTTCGAGAAGCCCATCGCCAAGGCATGGCACGCCGCCCTGCCGCAGGTGGCCCTGACGTTCACCATCTATGTGGTGGTCGCCGGGCTGTTCATGATCCCCAGCGGCCGCTGGTCCGACCGCTGGCAGCCGCGCTGGTTCACCACCGCCGCCGGGGTGGTGACCGGCGCCGGCTGGCTGCTCAGCGCCCAGGCGAACAGCACCTGGGAGCTGTGGCTGGCCTACGGCTTCGGGGCGCTCGGTCCCGGCTACATCTACGCCAACTGCGTCAACAACGCGCTGAAGTGGTTCCCCGAGGCGCGCAAGCGCGGATTCACCGTCGGCTTCATCGACATGGGCTTCGGGGCCGGCTCCGCGCTGTTCATCCCCTTCCTCGCGGCGATGGTGGACCACGGCGAGAACGGCTTCCGGCAGGCCTTCACCGTCATGGGGATCGCCATGCTGGTGGTCATCGTGATCGCCGCCCAGTTCCTCCGCTATCCGCCCAAGGGCTGGCTGCCGGCGGGCTACGACCCGGCGCAGGACAGCCTCGGCCGCACCCGCTCCGACAACCGGGACTACACCCCCGGCCAGATGCTCCGCACCTGGCAGTGCTACGTCTCCTGGGGCGGCCTCACGCTGATCACCGGCGCCGGCCTGATGGTCACCGCCCACATCGCCGAGATGTCCACCACCACCGCCGGTCTCGGCGCGGCGGTGGGCGTCGCCGCGGCCACCTACAGCCGCATCCCCAACGGGGTGATGCGCTGGCTGGGCGGCGCCTTCTCCGACCGGATCGGCCGCGAGCTGTCCATGTTCCTGTGCTTCACCCTGATGGGGCTGATGCTGCTGGCGATGACGGCCACCCACAACGGGCCGCTCTTCGTCGTCGAGACGCTGGTCTCGATGGGCTGCTGGGGACCGCTGTTCTCGCTCTACCCGGCACTGGTCGGGGACTACTGGGGGCGGGCCAACTCCGGTGTCAACTACGGCATCGTGTACACCGGCAAGGCGGCGGGCGGGGTCTACGCCGGGTATCTGGCCGCCTTCCTCTTCGGGGTCAGCGGCTCCTGGAACCTGGACTTCTACATCGCGGCGGGCTCCGCCGTCCTGGCGGGCCTGAGCGCGCTGGTGCTGCGCAGGCCGGGCGCCCGCACCGGCTGA
- a CDS encoding formate dehydrogenase subunit delta, which translates to MAGEQQHTAVLPEVRMANGIAAHFGRAAGERAAEAVADHIRRFWDPSMRARLRGLLADGAGGAGGGHGLDPLALAAARLLT; encoded by the coding sequence ATGGCCGGAGAGCAGCAGCACACCGCCGTCCTCCCCGAGGTGCGGATGGCCAACGGGATCGCCGCGCACTTCGGGCGGGCGGCCGGGGAGCGGGCCGCCGAGGCGGTCGCGGACCACATCCGCCGGTTCTGGGACCCGTCCATGCGGGCCCGCCTGCGCGGCCTGCTCGCCGACGGTGCCGGTGGTGCCGGCGGCGGGCACGGTCTGGACCCGCTGGCGCTGGCGGCCGCCCGGCTGCTGACCTGA